A stretch of Passer domesticus isolate bPasDom1 chromosome 23, bPasDom1.hap1, whole genome shotgun sequence DNA encodes these proteins:
- the FAM118B gene encoding protein FAM118B isoform X4 yields the protein MRPPGKGASESPRLLNARVVAFPAGHNGEHRNWMASTVSLGKETLLEDGMPPAKKPRKLLPSLKTKKPRELVLVIGTGISAAVAPQVPALKSWKGLIQALLDAAIDFDLLEDEESKRFQKCLHEDKNLVHVAHDLIQKLSPRTSNVRSTFFKDCLYEVFDDLESKMEDSGKQLLQSVLHLMENGALVLTTNFDNLLELYAAHQGKHLESLDLTDEKKVLEWAQEKRKLSVLHIHGVYTNPSGIVLHPAGYQNVLRNTEVMREIQKLYENKSFLFLGCGWTVDDTTFQALFLEAVKHKSDLEHFMLVRRGDVDEFKKLRENMLDKGIKVISYGDEYADLPEYFERLTSEIAMRGRAGVPKEGQQLNGSATAHAEVKAFASMQDAAPEPQPCPGPELCQGLLGQASSPQEPTTVPLCPAPSQDPPGRDEAGTEPPRMNTWSNTVIVV from the exons ATGCGTCCCCCTGGGAAAGGAGCGTCGGAGTCTCCCCGCCTGCTGAATGCCCGTGTTGTTGCTTTTCCCGCAGGGCACAACGGAGAGCACAG AAACTGGATGGCTTCTACGGTGAGCCTGGGCAAGGAAACATTGTTGGAAGATGGAATGCCACCTGCAAAAAAGCCCAG GAAGCTGTTGCCAAGTCTCAAAACCAAGAAGCCTCGGGAGCTTGTTTTGGTGATTGGGACAGGAATTAGTGCTGCAGTTGCTCCCCAGGTCCCAGCGCTGAAATCCTGGAAGGGGCTGATTCAGGCTCTTCTGGATGCTGCTATTGACTTTGATCTCCTGGAAGATGAAGAGAGCAAACGGTTCCAGAAGTGTCTACATGAAGACAAGAACCTGGTCCATGTTGCCCACGACCTTATTCAGAAGCTGTCTCCG CGCACAAGCAACGTTCGCTCAACCTTTTTCAAGGACTGTTTATACGAGGTGTTTGATGACCTGGAATCCAAAATGGAAGATtctgggaagcagctgcttcagTCTGTGCTTCACTTGATGGAAAACGGGGCCCTTGTGTTGACCACAAACTTTGATAACCTGCTGGAGCTCTATGCAGCACACCAAGGGAAGCACCTTGAGTCTCTTGACCTGACTGATGAAAAGAAG GTGCTGGAGTGGGCACAAGAGAAGAGGAAGCTCAGTGTCCTGCACATCCACGGCGTCTACACCAACCCCAGCGGCATCGTCCTGCACCCGGCCGGCTACCAGAACGTGCTGCGCAACACCGAGGTCATG CGAGAGATTCAGAAGCTGTATGAGAATAAGTCCTTCCTCTTCTTGGGCTGTGGTTGGACAGTTGATGACACCACGTTTCAGGCCCTGTTTTTAGAGGCTGTCAAGCACAAGTCAGACCTGGAGCACTTCATGCTGGTGCGGAGGGGAGATGTGGATGAGTTCAAGAAGCTCCGTGAGAACATGCTGGACAAAGGGATCAAAGTGATTTCCTACGGAGACGAATACGCTGACTTGCCCGAGTACTTCGAGCGGCTGACAAGCGAGATTGCCATGCGGGGCCGTGCAG gtgtgcccaagGAGGGGCAGCAGCTGAACGGCTCTGCCACTGCCCACGCTGAGGTAAAAG CCTTTGCTTCCATGCAGGatgcagcccctgagcctcagccctgcccaggccctgagctgtgccaggggctcctgggcCAGGCCAGCAGCCCTCAGGAGCCCACCACTGTCCCACTGTGTCCAGCACCGAGCCAGGACCCTCCCGGCAGGGACGAGGCCGGGACAGAGCCACCAAGGATGAACACCTGGTCTAACACAGTAATCGTGGTTTGA
- the FAM118B gene encoding protein FAM118B isoform X3 codes for MLSVAFWSQQKSLCLLFPPTVSQAASLLTGPVGKGGVLLQDPALAENERLRNWMASTVSLGKETLLEDGMPPAKKPRKLLPSLKTKKPRELVLVIGTGISAAVAPQVPALKSWKGLIQALLDAAIDFDLLEDEESKRFQKCLHEDKNLVHVAHDLIQKLSPRTSNVRSTFFKDCLYEVFDDLESKMEDSGKQLLQSVLHLMENGALVLTTNFDNLLELYAAHQGKHLESLDLTDEKKVLEWAQEKRKLSVLHIHGVYTNPSGIVLHPAGYQNVLRNTEVMREIQKLYENKSFLFLGCGWTVDDTTFQALFLEAVKHKSDLEHFMLVRRGDVDEFKKLRENMLDKGIKVISYGDEYADLPEYFERLTSEIAMRGRAGVPKEGQQLNGSATAHAEVKAFASMQDAAPEPQPCPGPELCQGLLGQASSPQEPTTVPLCPAPSQDPPGRDEAGTEPPRMNTWSNTVIVV; via the exons ATGCTCTCCGTGGCTTTTTGGAGCCAACAAAAATCTCTTTGTCTTCTCTTCCCTCCCACTGTTTCCCAAGCAGCAAGTTTGCTGACAGGCCCTGTCGGGAAGGGGGGAGTGCTGCTCCAGGATCCAGCTCTCGCGGAAAATGAGCGGCTGAG AAACTGGATGGCTTCTACGGTGAGCCTGGGCAAGGAAACATTGTTGGAAGATGGAATGCCACCTGCAAAAAAGCCCAG GAAGCTGTTGCCAAGTCTCAAAACCAAGAAGCCTCGGGAGCTTGTTTTGGTGATTGGGACAGGAATTAGTGCTGCAGTTGCTCCCCAGGTCCCAGCGCTGAAATCCTGGAAGGGGCTGATTCAGGCTCTTCTGGATGCTGCTATTGACTTTGATCTCCTGGAAGATGAAGAGAGCAAACGGTTCCAGAAGTGTCTACATGAAGACAAGAACCTGGTCCATGTTGCCCACGACCTTATTCAGAAGCTGTCTCCG CGCACAAGCAACGTTCGCTCAACCTTTTTCAAGGACTGTTTATACGAGGTGTTTGATGACCTGGAATCCAAAATGGAAGATtctgggaagcagctgcttcagTCTGTGCTTCACTTGATGGAAAACGGGGCCCTTGTGTTGACCACAAACTTTGATAACCTGCTGGAGCTCTATGCAGCACACCAAGGGAAGCACCTTGAGTCTCTTGACCTGACTGATGAAAAGAAG GTGCTGGAGTGGGCACAAGAGAAGAGGAAGCTCAGTGTCCTGCACATCCACGGCGTCTACACCAACCCCAGCGGCATCGTCCTGCACCCGGCCGGCTACCAGAACGTGCTGCGCAACACCGAGGTCATG CGAGAGATTCAGAAGCTGTATGAGAATAAGTCCTTCCTCTTCTTGGGCTGTGGTTGGACAGTTGATGACACCACGTTTCAGGCCCTGTTTTTAGAGGCTGTCAAGCACAAGTCAGACCTGGAGCACTTCATGCTGGTGCGGAGGGGAGATGTGGATGAGTTCAAGAAGCTCCGTGAGAACATGCTGGACAAAGGGATCAAAGTGATTTCCTACGGAGACGAATACGCTGACTTGCCCGAGTACTTCGAGCGGCTGACAAGCGAGATTGCCATGCGGGGCCGTGCAG gtgtgcccaagGAGGGGCAGCAGCTGAACGGCTCTGCCACTGCCCACGCTGAGGTAAAAG CCTTTGCTTCCATGCAGGatgcagcccctgagcctcagccctgcccaggccctgagctgtgccaggggctcctgggcCAGGCCAGCAGCCCTCAGGAGCCCACCACTGTCCCACTGTGTCCAGCACCGAGCCAGGACCCTCCCGGCAGGGACGAGGCCGGGACAGAGCCACCAAGGATGAACACCTGGTCTAACACAGTAATCGTGGTTTGA
- the FAM118B gene encoding protein FAM118B isoform X1 translates to MASTVSLGKETLLEDGMPPAKKPRKLLPSLKTKKPRELVLVIGTGISAAVAPQVPALKSWKGLIQALLDAAIDFDLLEDEESKRFQKCLHEDKNLVHVAHDLIQKLSPRTSNVRSTFFKDCLYEVFDDLESKMEDSGKQLLQSVLHLMENGALVLTTNFDNLLELYAAHQGKHLESLDLTDEKKVLEWAQEKRKLSVLHIHGVYTNPSGIVLHPAGYQNVLRNTEVMREIQKLYENKSFLFLGCGWTVDDTTFQALFLEAVKHKSDLEHFMLVRRGDVDEFKKLRENMLDKGIKVISYGDEYADLPEYFERLTSEIAMRGRAGVPKEGQQLNGSATAHAEVKAFASMQDAAPEPQPCPGPELCQGLLGQASSPQEPTTVPLCPAPSQDPPGRDEAGTEPPRMNTWSNTVIVV, encoded by the exons ATGGCTTCTACGGTGAGCCTGGGCAAGGAAACATTGTTGGAAGATGGAATGCCACCTGCAAAAAAGCCCAG GAAGCTGTTGCCAAGTCTCAAAACCAAGAAGCCTCGGGAGCTTGTTTTGGTGATTGGGACAGGAATTAGTGCTGCAGTTGCTCCCCAGGTCCCAGCGCTGAAATCCTGGAAGGGGCTGATTCAGGCTCTTCTGGATGCTGCTATTGACTTTGATCTCCTGGAAGATGAAGAGAGCAAACGGTTCCAGAAGTGTCTACATGAAGACAAGAACCTGGTCCATGTTGCCCACGACCTTATTCAGAAGCTGTCTCCG CGCACAAGCAACGTTCGCTCAACCTTTTTCAAGGACTGTTTATACGAGGTGTTTGATGACCTGGAATCCAAAATGGAAGATtctgggaagcagctgcttcagTCTGTGCTTCACTTGATGGAAAACGGGGCCCTTGTGTTGACCACAAACTTTGATAACCTGCTGGAGCTCTATGCAGCACACCAAGGGAAGCACCTTGAGTCTCTTGACCTGACTGATGAAAAGAAG GTGCTGGAGTGGGCACAAGAGAAGAGGAAGCTCAGTGTCCTGCACATCCACGGCGTCTACACCAACCCCAGCGGCATCGTCCTGCACCCGGCCGGCTACCAGAACGTGCTGCGCAACACCGAGGTCATG CGAGAGATTCAGAAGCTGTATGAGAATAAGTCCTTCCTCTTCTTGGGCTGTGGTTGGACAGTTGATGACACCACGTTTCAGGCCCTGTTTTTAGAGGCTGTCAAGCACAAGTCAGACCTGGAGCACTTCATGCTGGTGCGGAGGGGAGATGTGGATGAGTTCAAGAAGCTCCGTGAGAACATGCTGGACAAAGGGATCAAAGTGATTTCCTACGGAGACGAATACGCTGACTTGCCCGAGTACTTCGAGCGGCTGACAAGCGAGATTGCCATGCGGGGCCGTGCAG gtgtgcccaagGAGGGGCAGCAGCTGAACGGCTCTGCCACTGCCCACGCTGAGGTAAAAG CCTTTGCTTCCATGCAGGatgcagcccctgagcctcagccctgcccaggccctgagctgtgccaggggctcctgggcCAGGCCAGCAGCCCTCAGGAGCCCACCACTGTCCCACTGTGTCCAGCACCGAGCCAGGACCCTCCCGGCAGGGACGAGGCCGGGACAGAGCCACCAAGGATGAACACCTGGTCTAACACAGTAATCGTGGTTTGA
- the FAM118B gene encoding protein FAM118B isoform X5, whose translation MASTVSLGKETLLEDGMPPAKKPRKLLPSLKTKKPRELVLVIGTGISAAVAPQVPALKSWKGLIQALLDAAIDFDLLEDEESKRFQKCLHEDKNLVHVAHDLIQKLSPRTSNVRSTFFKDCLYEVFDDLESKMEDSGKQLLQSVLHLMENGALVLTTNFDNLLELYAAHQGKHLESLDLTDEKKVLEWAQEKRKLSVLHIHGVYTNPSGIVLHPAGYQNVLRNTEVMREIQKLYENKSFLFLGCGWTVDDTTFQALFLEAVKHKSDLEHFMLVRRGDVDEFKKLRENMLDKGIKVISYGDEYADLPEYFERLTSEIAMRGRAGVPKEGQQLNGSATAHAEVKGCSP comes from the exons ATGGCTTCTACGGTGAGCCTGGGCAAGGAAACATTGTTGGAAGATGGAATGCCACCTGCAAAAAAGCCCAG GAAGCTGTTGCCAAGTCTCAAAACCAAGAAGCCTCGGGAGCTTGTTTTGGTGATTGGGACAGGAATTAGTGCTGCAGTTGCTCCCCAGGTCCCAGCGCTGAAATCCTGGAAGGGGCTGATTCAGGCTCTTCTGGATGCTGCTATTGACTTTGATCTCCTGGAAGATGAAGAGAGCAAACGGTTCCAGAAGTGTCTACATGAAGACAAGAACCTGGTCCATGTTGCCCACGACCTTATTCAGAAGCTGTCTCCG CGCACAAGCAACGTTCGCTCAACCTTTTTCAAGGACTGTTTATACGAGGTGTTTGATGACCTGGAATCCAAAATGGAAGATtctgggaagcagctgcttcagTCTGTGCTTCACTTGATGGAAAACGGGGCCCTTGTGTTGACCACAAACTTTGATAACCTGCTGGAGCTCTATGCAGCACACCAAGGGAAGCACCTTGAGTCTCTTGACCTGACTGATGAAAAGAAG GTGCTGGAGTGGGCACAAGAGAAGAGGAAGCTCAGTGTCCTGCACATCCACGGCGTCTACACCAACCCCAGCGGCATCGTCCTGCACCCGGCCGGCTACCAGAACGTGCTGCGCAACACCGAGGTCATG CGAGAGATTCAGAAGCTGTATGAGAATAAGTCCTTCCTCTTCTTGGGCTGTGGTTGGACAGTTGATGACACCACGTTTCAGGCCCTGTTTTTAGAGGCTGTCAAGCACAAGTCAGACCTGGAGCACTTCATGCTGGTGCGGAGGGGAGATGTGGATGAGTTCAAGAAGCTCCGTGAGAACATGCTGGACAAAGGGATCAAAGTGATTTCCTACGGAGACGAATACGCTGACTTGCCCGAGTACTTCGAGCGGCTGACAAGCGAGATTGCCATGCGGGGCCGTGCAG gtgtgcccaagGAGGGGCAGCAGCTGAACGGCTCTGCCACTGCCCACGCTGAGGTAAAAG Gatgcagcccctga
- the FAM118B gene encoding protein FAM118B isoform X2, which yields MASTVSLGKETLLEDGMPPAKKPRKLLPSLKTKKPRELVLVIGTGISAAVAPQVPALKSWKGLIQALLDAAIDFDLLEDEESKRFQKCLHEDKNLVHVAHDLIQKLSPRTSNVRSTFFKDCLYEVFDDLESKMEDSGKQLLQSVLHLMENGALVLTTNFDNLLELYAAHQGKHLESLDLTDEKKVLEWAQEKRKLSVLHIHGVYTNPSGIVLHPAGYQNVLRNTEVMALFLEAVKHKSDLEHFMLVRRGDVDEFKKLRENMLDKGIKVISYGDEYADLPEYFERLTSEIAMRGRAGVPKEGQQLNGSATAHAEVKAFASMQDAAPEPQPCPGPELCQGLLGQASSPQEPTTVPLCPAPSQDPPGRDEAGTEPPRMNTWSNTVIVV from the exons ATGGCTTCTACGGTGAGCCTGGGCAAGGAAACATTGTTGGAAGATGGAATGCCACCTGCAAAAAAGCCCAG GAAGCTGTTGCCAAGTCTCAAAACCAAGAAGCCTCGGGAGCTTGTTTTGGTGATTGGGACAGGAATTAGTGCTGCAGTTGCTCCCCAGGTCCCAGCGCTGAAATCCTGGAAGGGGCTGATTCAGGCTCTTCTGGATGCTGCTATTGACTTTGATCTCCTGGAAGATGAAGAGAGCAAACGGTTCCAGAAGTGTCTACATGAAGACAAGAACCTGGTCCATGTTGCCCACGACCTTATTCAGAAGCTGTCTCCG CGCACAAGCAACGTTCGCTCAACCTTTTTCAAGGACTGTTTATACGAGGTGTTTGATGACCTGGAATCCAAAATGGAAGATtctgggaagcagctgcttcagTCTGTGCTTCACTTGATGGAAAACGGGGCCCTTGTGTTGACCACAAACTTTGATAACCTGCTGGAGCTCTATGCAGCACACCAAGGGAAGCACCTTGAGTCTCTTGACCTGACTGATGAAAAGAAG GTGCTGGAGTGGGCACAAGAGAAGAGGAAGCTCAGTGTCCTGCACATCCACGGCGTCTACACCAACCCCAGCGGCATCGTCCTGCACCCGGCCGGCTACCAGAACGTGCTGCGCAACACCGAGGTCATG GCCCTGTTTTTAGAGGCTGTCAAGCACAAGTCAGACCTGGAGCACTTCATGCTGGTGCGGAGGGGAGATGTGGATGAGTTCAAGAAGCTCCGTGAGAACATGCTGGACAAAGGGATCAAAGTGATTTCCTACGGAGACGAATACGCTGACTTGCCCGAGTACTTCGAGCGGCTGACAAGCGAGATTGCCATGCGGGGCCGTGCAG gtgtgcccaagGAGGGGCAGCAGCTGAACGGCTCTGCCACTGCCCACGCTGAGGTAAAAG CCTTTGCTTCCATGCAGGatgcagcccctgagcctcagccctgcccaggccctgagctgtgccaggggctcctgggcCAGGCCAGCAGCCCTCAGGAGCCCACCACTGTCCCACTGTGTCCAGCACCGAGCCAGGACCCTCCCGGCAGGGACGAGGCCGGGACAGAGCCACCAAGGATGAACACCTGGTCTAACACAGTAATCGTGGTTTGA